From the genome of Terriglobales bacterium, one region includes:
- the panC gene encoding pantoate--beta-alanine ligase, which translates to MNILRTVSEMRAACRAARETGKRLGLVPTMGALHAGHLSLVRAARSQCDVVAVSIFVNPTQFGPNEDFDKYPRAFERDCELLEREAVDLVFAPSVAEMYPAGAVTWVTVEGLSERLCGRSRPGHFRGVTTVVSKLFHIVEPDAAFFGQKDAAQCTIIRKMVRDLDMAVAIVTCPIVREPDGLAMSSRNAYLNATERASATVLYRALKRVESLWEKGERRSARLIDAAQRIFLEEPEVRLDYVEIVYNDTLEPVKDVTSGALVAVAAFVGSTRLIDNLLLPPRSPEAQ; encoded by the coding sequence ATGAATATCCTTCGCACGGTTTCGGAAATGCGTGCGGCCTGCCGTGCCGCCCGCGAGACGGGCAAGCGCCTGGGCCTGGTGCCCACCATGGGCGCCCTGCACGCCGGGCACCTCTCGCTGGTGCGCGCGGCCCGGTCGCAATGCGACGTCGTGGCCGTCTCCATCTTCGTCAACCCCACGCAATTCGGCCCGAACGAAGACTTCGACAAGTACCCGCGCGCTTTCGAGCGCGACTGCGAACTGCTGGAACGCGAAGCGGTGGACCTGGTGTTTGCTCCGTCAGTTGCTGAAATGTACCCGGCGGGCGCCGTCACCTGGGTGACGGTCGAAGGCCTGAGCGAGCGGCTGTGCGGGCGCTCGCGCCCGGGGCATTTTCGCGGCGTCACGACTGTCGTCTCAAAGCTCTTCCATATCGTCGAGCCGGACGCGGCCTTCTTCGGGCAGAAGGACGCGGCGCAGTGCACCATCATCCGCAAGATGGTGCGCGACCTGGATATGGCCGTCGCGATCGTCACCTGCCCCATCGTTCGCGAACCCGATGGGCTGGCCATGAGTTCGCGCAACGCCTATCTCAATGCGACCGAGCGCGCGTCCGCAACTGTGCTCTACCGCGCGCTCAAGCGCGTCGAGAGCCTGTGGGAGAAGGGTGAGCGCCGCAGCGCCAGGCTCATCGACGCCGCCCAGCGCATCTTCCTGGAAGAGCCGGAAGTGCGCCTGGACTACGTCGAGATTGTGTACAACGACACGCTCGAGCCGGTAAAAGATGTCACCTCCGGCGCATTGGTGGCCGTGGCCGCGTTCGTCGGCTCCACCCGCCTGATCGACAACTTGCTCTTGCCCCCGCGCTCACCGGAAGCGCAGTAA
- the panB gene encoding 3-methyl-2-oxobutanoate hydroxymethyltransferase codes for MSVTSSPEPSGASRAKVTVHTILEKKQRREPITCLTAYDYASGRLVDEAGIDMILVGDSLAQVILGYENTLPVTMEEMLHHTRAVRRGVKFALLIADMPYASYHLGAEDALRNAARFVKEAGAEAVKIEGGEKRADLIRRLIDAEIPVMGHIGLTPQSLHRMGGYRVQGKTLKAVEQLMHDAVALDRAGVFSMVLEGIPREVAAMITAEVSVPTIGIGAGLDCDGQVLVFHDILNLTFGPPAKFVRRYGDAGALISNAVRAFKQDVETHNYPSEAESYHLSKETQSALETIAARKRAMGR; via the coding sequence ATGAGCGTCACGTCTTCTCCTGAGCCTTCGGGCGCGTCCCGTGCCAAGGTGACCGTTCATACCATCCTGGAAAAGAAGCAGCGGCGGGAGCCCATCACCTGCCTCACCGCCTACGACTACGCCAGCGGGCGCCTGGTGGATGAAGCCGGCATCGACATGATCCTGGTGGGCGACTCGCTCGCCCAGGTGATTCTCGGCTACGAGAACACGCTGCCGGTCACCATGGAAGAAATGCTGCACCACACGCGCGCGGTGCGCCGCGGGGTGAAATTCGCCCTGTTGATCGCCGACATGCCCTACGCGTCCTACCACCTGGGCGCGGAGGACGCGCTGCGCAACGCCGCCCGTTTCGTGAAGGAAGCGGGCGCCGAGGCGGTGAAGATCGAGGGCGGGGAGAAGCGCGCTGACCTTATCCGCCGCCTGATCGACGCCGAGATCCCGGTGATGGGCCACATCGGGCTGACGCCGCAGTCGCTGCATCGCATGGGCGGCTATCGCGTGCAGGGCAAGACGCTCAAGGCCGTCGAGCAGCTCATGCACGACGCCGTCGCTCTCGACCGCGCGGGCGTGTTCTCCATGGTGCTGGAAGGCATTCCGCGCGAGGTCGCGGCCATGATCACGGCCGAGGTCAGCGTGCCCACCATCGGCATCGGAGCGGGACTGGATTGCGACGGGCAGGTGCTGGTGTTCCATGACATCCTGAACCTGACTTTTGGTCCGCCGGCCAAGTTCGTGCGCCGTTACGGGGACGCCGGCGCGCTAATCTCGAATGCTGTGCGCGCGTTCAAGCAGGACGTCGAGACGCACAACTATCCGTCCGAGGCGGAGTCGTATCACCTCTCCAAGGAAACGCAGTCGGCGCTGGAGACGATTGCGGCGCGCAAGCGGGCGATGGGAAGGTAA
- a CDS encoding deoxynucleoside kinase, which produces MANFFELPRYIAVEGPIRVGKSTLARIIAERLHAQRVAEPEDNPFLTAFYEGDPGAAFQAQMSFLVQRYEQLKALEAGPNARKTIVADYIFEKDKLFACINLTDAELDVYNRYYNAFREQVPTPDLVIYLQATPEVLKKRLRKKRAPGENNISDDYIEEVARAYEHFFFHYTASDLLVVNTTDIDFVDRHEDLQELLRRLTEPIKGTQYFLPLGSSEAASA; this is translated from the coding sequence ATGGCCAACTTCTTCGAACTGCCCCGGTACATCGCTGTGGAGGGCCCGATCCGCGTGGGCAAGAGCACGCTGGCGCGGATCATCGCCGAGCGCTTGCATGCGCAGCGCGTGGCCGAGCCCGAAGACAATCCCTTCCTCACCGCGTTTTACGAGGGCGACCCGGGAGCGGCTTTCCAGGCACAGATGTCGTTCCTGGTGCAGCGCTACGAGCAGTTGAAGGCGCTGGAGGCGGGGCCCAACGCACGCAAGACCATCGTGGCCGATTACATCTTCGAGAAGGACAAGCTGTTCGCCTGCATCAACCTCACCGACGCCGAGCTCGACGTTTACAACCGTTACTACAACGCCTTCCGCGAGCAGGTGCCCACGCCCGACCTGGTCATCTACCTGCAAGCCACGCCCGAAGTGCTGAAGAAGCGCCTGCGCAAGAAACGCGCACCGGGGGAGAACAACATCAGCGACGACTACATCGAGGAAGTGGCCCGCGCCTACGAGCACTTCTTCTTCCACTACACCGCCTCGGACCTGCTGGTGGTCAACACCACCGACATCGACTTTGTGGACCGCCACGAGGACCTGCAGGAACTGCTGCGCCGGCTGACCGAGCCCATCAAGGGCACGCAGTACTTCCTGCCGTTGGGGTCGTCGGAGGCGGCGAGTGCGTGA
- a CDS encoding polysaccharide deacetylase family protein: protein MLEALAGAGIGAAAMVGLYASLAPRTSLCGPVFYGNGRASRQLALTFDDGPNDPHTLRLLEILARENVRATFFLIGMHVAQRPDIVREILAAGHAIGNHTQTHPRLAFLSAARVEQELAGCQRVIEDAAGLRPTVFRPPYGLKRPDVVATARALGLATVTWSVLAYDWYGITADSVERHIRRQVRGGDVIVLHDGSHRRIGADRTHSVEAARRIVPHYKRQGFEFLTVPEMMETLSPPSTPRTQRKDLATDQHDMDCKSIWIRVSPRKSAAGIFSQRTRRARLGGECF, encoded by the coding sequence ATGTTGGAAGCCCTGGCCGGAGCCGGCATAGGCGCGGCGGCGATGGTCGGCCTGTACGCTTCGCTCGCGCCCCGGACTTCGCTTTGCGGCCCTGTCTTCTACGGCAACGGTCGCGCCTCCCGCCAGCTTGCTCTCACCTTCGACGACGGTCCTAACGACCCGCACACGCTGCGATTGCTGGAGATTCTGGCGCGCGAGAACGTACGGGCGACTTTCTTCCTCATCGGCATGCACGTCGCCCAGCGGCCCGACATCGTGCGCGAGATTCTTGCCGCCGGCCATGCCATTGGCAACCACACGCAGACGCACCCGCGGCTGGCGTTCCTGTCCGCGGCGCGTGTGGAGCAGGAGCTGGCAGGCTGCCAGCGAGTGATCGAAGATGCCGCAGGCCTGCGGCCCACAGTGTTCCGTCCGCCCTATGGATTGAAGCGGCCGGACGTGGTCGCCACGGCGCGCGCTCTCGGCCTGGCCACCGTGACCTGGAGCGTGCTGGCCTATGACTGGTACGGCATCACTGCAGATAGCGTCGAACGCCACATCCGCCGGCAGGTACGCGGCGGCGACGTCATCGTGCTGCACGACGGCTCCCACCGCCGTATCGGCGCCGACCGCACGCATTCGGTCGAGGCCGCCCGCCGCATCGTCCCGCATTACAAGAGGCAGGGCTTCGAGTTCCTCACCGTACCGGAGATGATGGAGACCCTTTCACCGCCGAGCACGCCGAGAACGCAGAGAAAGGACTTGGCCACGGATCAACACGACATGGATTGCAAATCCATATGGATCCGCGTTTCTCCGCGTAAATCGGCGGCGGGGATTTTTTCTCAGCGCACACGGCGCGCTCGGCTCGGCGGTGAATGCTTTTAG